The Apodemus sylvaticus chromosome 5, mApoSyl1.1, whole genome shotgun sequence genome has a segment encoding these proteins:
- the LOC127686102 gene encoding vomeromodulin-like produces the protein MWVLQALAIMLSIQAGTLDLVETPPVVASLPAVVPGQLNIPSVLPSSPDLKGPPKHQGTPPKRPVPPFRGGKCVPAARYFLSSDKLQDYLMKTLPPQIENLVKCDDVDLGGMIGSLITTLEDSDVLAILDVTSLLNGGGGLGIGGLLGNEGNEDSSKHSSGSKVAGGLGQLIPEGLPGTDVLGGLLNLGGDKSPGKGLLNGNGLSNIKKPLDDIVEDVSNLKDTVHDKVTNMVPDTIKEPLGDLLKMDIKETVLKLKVSQVTVDSTDIAVGADEIQVLSAVTAIIEGQGLLGPVINLMQFQSQMDVTMRIAVSSNNTQCVNLDVQDTHMQVKEMNIQLIETVKETVPLPVPLPLNSVIPVLLTAKINENMEKSNSCAIVLNDFNNCKNTSGLFSYQVRTAKMSPKGLSILYCVKANIGNKTVPVPGGRLPPDPKNASIAVTISSSTLKTLIKHVAKNSSVQMNDLEAQITYIALASQENNTLRVLYKVDIRKDGEEFATGESKLFISHGSKISNSTLTPDIKLIRSEHTVVPPEAKEEVESIMSEVTKKAWSSFNELYKKMNIPEGVSSNTLTNSNVKLLRSNDLQAAS, from the exons ATGTGGGTTCTCCAGGCCTTGGCCATCATGTTGAGCATCCAAGCAGGAACACTTGACCTGGTAGAAACACCGCCAGTGGTGGCAAGTCTTCCTGCAGTTGTGCCTGGTCAACTCAATATCCCTTCAGTACTCCCAAGTTCCCCAGACCTCAAAGGTCCACCCAAGCATCAAGGGACACCTCCCAAAAGGCCTGTACCTCCATTCAGAGGTGGCAAGTGTGTACCTGCAGCCAGATACTTCCTCTCCAGTGACAAACTCCAAGACT ACCTCATGAAGACACTGcccccacagattgagaacttgGTGAAGTGTGATGATGTTGACCTGGGAGGCATGATTGGAAGTTTGATAACCACGTTGGAGGACTCTGATGTGCTTGCTATCTTAGATGTCACTTCCCTCCTAAATGGGGGAGGAGGCCTTGGCATTGGTGGACTCCTAGGCAATGAAGGTAATGAGGATTCCTCAAAGCACTCATCTGGCTCCAAGGTTGCTGGTGGTCTTGGTCAGCTAATCCCAGAGGGCCTCCCAGGCACAGATGTCCTGGGTGGCTTACTAAACCTTGGTGGAGACAAGAGCCCTGGAAAAGGACTGCTGAATGGGAATGGGCTCTCCAATATCAAGAAGCCTCTAGATGACATTGTTGAAGATGTAAGCAATCTAAAAGATACTGTCCATGACAAAGTGACCAATATGGTCCCAGATACCATCAAGGAGCCACTTGGAGATCTGCTCAAGATGGACATCAAAGAAACTGTGCTCAA ATTAAAGGTCTCACAAGTAACAGTGGACAGCACGGATATAGCCGTGGGAGCTGATGAGATTCAAGTTCTCTCCGCAGTTACTGCCATCATAGAAGGACAAGG CTTGCTTGGACCAGTCATCAACCTAATGCAGTTTCAGTCTCAGATGGACGTAACAATGAGAATTGCTGTTTCCTCCAACAACACCCAATGCGTCAACCTTGATGTGCAAGACACCCATATGCAGGTCAAGGAAATGAACATTCAGCTAATAGAGAC AGTCAAAGAAACtgtgcctctgcctgtgcctctgccctTGAATTCGGTCATCCCAGTACTCCTGacagcaaaaataaatgaaaat ATGGAGAAATCCAACTCCTGTGCCATCGTCCTCAATGACTTCAACAACTGCAAGAACA CTTCCGGCTTATTCAGTTACCAAGTTCGTACTGCCAAGATGTCTCCAAAAGGACTTTCCATCCTCTACTGT GTTAAAGCCAATATAGGCAacaaaactgtccctgtgcctggaGGTCGGCTCCCCCCAGATCCCAAAAATGCCAGCATTGCTGTAACCATTTCCTCCTCAACACTGAAGACACTTATAAAACATGTGGCCAAGAACAGCTCTGTCCAG ATGAATGACCTGGAAGCACAAATCACCTATATAGCACTTGCCTCCCAGGAAAACAATACGCTCAGAGTCCTCTATAAGGTTGACATAAGAAAGGATGGCGAGGAATTTGCCACTGGGGAATCG AAATTATTCATCTCCCATGGCAGCAAGATTTCAAACTCCACACTGACACCAGACATCAAACTCATAAG GTCCGAACACACTGTGGTGCCACCCGAGGCA AAGGAAGAAGTAGAAAGCATTATGTCTGAAGTCACAAAGAAGGCCTGGTCCAGCTTCAATG AACtgtataaaaaaatgaatattcctGAAGGAGTGTCTTCAAATACTTTAACGAACTCCAATGTCAAACTACTGAGATCA